The following nucleotide sequence is from Natronobeatus ordinarius.
GGACATTCAGAGTACGCTGTCACCACAACTGCTTATGGGGCGAGGAGATGTCTCTCCTCTATGACCGATTCGAATAGTGACGAGTTCGACCCAACAGCACCAGACCAGCGGGAGATCGGCCGCGAAATGGTCGACGACAGTACGGGGCTCGGTTCGGTGATGGCTCACGCCTATCGCGGAGAGATCGCTCGAGTGGGGACGTGGCGACAGCGCCTCGACGAGACGACGACGTGGGCGGTGACGCTGATGGCAGCAATCTTGACGTGGGCGTTTTCGAGTCCCGATAACCCACACTATATTTTGCTGATCGGGATCGTCGTCGTCACCATCTTTCTGGGCATCGAAGCACGGCGGTACCGGGACTACGATGTCTTTCGCTCTCGTGCTCGAGTCATCCAAGAGAACCTGTTCGCAAACGCCCTCGATCCGTCCCAGGGCACTGAAAGTCACGACTGGCGAGCGGAACTGAGCAGGGACTATCGCAGGCCGACGCTGAAAGTCTCGGTATACGAGGCACTCGCAAACCGGCTCCGGCGTGTGTACCTTGCGCTGCTCGGTGTCCTTTTGATCGCGTGGGTCTTCAGGATTACAGCGTTCGCGCCGCGCCAAGACTGGCTGACAACCGCTGAAATCGCCCGTATCCCCGGGATTGCTGTGGTTGCCGTTGTGGGTGTGTTCTACGTCGTATTGCTGGGCGTCACCTTCTGGCCCCACGAGCGCCATGCCAAGGGTGAATTCCGTGAAGGAGACCCGGACGACTGGAAAGAGACAGACCGATAAATCCGTTCCCTGTGTTGTCCGATTCAATCTCGACAGATCGACTGCCCACTACGCGTGCGTACGGATCGTCCCTTGTTCACTCACTCAGTTAATCAAAACAGCAACTGCTCGTGAAAATGTTGTATATTTAACAGGGTTGAAGACAAATACATATCATGGGGACCAAAACGATCGATGATGATGAATTATTTGACGCTTTGGCTGACAGCCGTCGACGCCAGTTGTTAGTCGAGTTGTTAACCCACAACCCGCAACACGTTCCGGAACTCTCTAGAAAGTCACAGGAGATCGCTAAAGCTGACGAGAAGCTCTTCCAACAACACCTGTCCAGCTCCCGAACGATTCCAGGAGTGGACGAGGGACTCCTTCGGTTGCACTACATTCATCTTCCTAAATTGGCCGACTACGGTTTCATCGAGTGGGACCGAAACACCCACGTCGTAACGAAAGGCCCACGGTTCGACGAGATGAGGCC
It contains:
- a CDS encoding DUF2270 domain-containing protein, with the protein product MTDSNSDEFDPTAPDQREIGREMVDDSTGLGSVMAHAYRGEIARVGTWRQRLDETTTWAVTLMAAILTWAFSSPDNPHYILLIGIVVVTIFLGIEARRYRDYDVFRSRARVIQENLFANALDPSQGTESHDWRAELSRDYRRPTLKVSVYEALANRLRRVYLALLGVLLIAWVFRITAFAPRQDWLTTAEIARIPGIAVVAVVGVFYVVLLGVTFWPHERHAKGEFREGDPDDWKETDR
- a CDS encoding DUF7344 domain-containing protein produces the protein MGTKTIDDDELFDALADSRRRQLLVELLTHNPQHVPELSRKSQEIAKADEKLFQQHLSSSRTIPGVDEGLLRLHYIHLPKLADYGFIEWDRNTHVVTKGPRFDEMRPLLEPLIDQQKEETVVLLRE